A genome region from Coffea arabica cultivar ET-39 chromosome 7e, Coffea Arabica ET-39 HiFi, whole genome shotgun sequence includes the following:
- the LOC113701311 gene encoding protein TORNADO 2 gives MAMTTIVAITFSIFMFLTLPNESANATYQKTQTGNWLAGFSPLLRLILVNDQEWNRAKTCLIDKGLCQGFRNHSASSPWDYLYYVQLGCCSPPKRCGFLQRNESFWEIPESGFASQNEECQMWANSRNRGGCYDCDSCKAGYLTKFQMDWQADKALFVAILLILIVSTSLAFWTFGCRDESEHAREQRKYRNMVNA, from the exons ATGGCGATGACTACGATTGTGGCCATCACTTTCAGCattttcatgtttttgactttgcCCAATGAGTCCGCAAATGCTACATATCAGAAGACGCAGACCGGAAATTGGCTAGCCGGATTCTCCCCACTCTTGCGCTTAATTTTAGTGAATGATCAGGAATGGAATAGGGCCAAGACGTGTTTGATCGACAAGGGATTATGTCAGGGGTTCAGAAATCATTCTGCCAGTTCGCCATGGGATTACTTGTACTACGTTCAG TTGGGCTGCTGTAGTCCACCAAAACGTTGTGGTTTTCTGCAAAGAAATGAAAGCTTCTGGGAGATCCCAGAATCTGGGTTTGCTTCCCAGAACGAGGAATGCCAAATGTGGGCAAACAGCAGGAACAGGGGAGGGTGCTACGATTGTGACTCATGCAAAGCAGGTTACCTAACCAAATTCCAGATGGACTGGCAGGCTGATAAGGCACTATTCGTGGCCATCCTTCTCATCCTCATAGTTAGTACCTCCCTCGCCTTCTGGACCTTCGGTTGCAGGGATGAAAGCGAGCATGCCCGTGAACAAAGGAAATACAGGAACATGGTCAATGCTTAG